The following nucleotide sequence is from Octopus sinensis unplaced genomic scaffold, ASM634580v1 Contig02924, whole genome shotgun sequence.
gaataattattgttgttgagttgaataaaattcaaaaattataactaaaaaatatatataatattaaatgttcCATAAGGGGTTTatcttaaaagaataaatagaaaaactcctaatagaaattcaaattgcCCCAAAACCCGAGGGGCCCCATGTCCAGGGTCGCCGCAATAAGGGGTTGCACTGTATGTATAACTATGGATTATTGAATTTATTCCCTTTATTCCTCGATATCTTTCGAAAGGACTTTCGttagaaaatgaatggaaaaatatgTTATAACTGTACACAGCATTTTCTCTCACAGTCGGATAAATGAACACGCGAATAAATGGAcactttcaaaattttcatttttgagcAAATTACCATACAAAATACATGTTAATTTTTCTAAGTCTCACTTTAAacacatttttaataattttggtacCTGTTGAAAAAGCAGGAtctcgaaaaaaaaaacatcccacTGACATCAACAATTTTTATTGATATCGAGAAGTCTATTGATTTTTGGTTAaccattaaaaaataatgatttaaaattgtaaataaatcgGTTAAAATtgagataataattaaaattaacattagaaaatagaaaaaaattctagaTTCCAAATAAAAGCTTCGTCTGCTCCTAACCCTAACTCAAATCTTAAACAACTAACCCTATGCGGGCTTccaattcttaaaaaaatttagatgaaaaattttaaacaaaatcgttagtcaatttttgtaattcttgATATATGTACGTTAGTTTTTTCACCATTCTCATCTTCGATCAAGTACATGTCATTTTGTTGATCTACcacaacatatttgttgtttgataATCCATCGTATAATGGGAACCTTCGAATATTGGCATCATTGTCTTGTCTtggaaatgtattaaaaaattaatactaCTGTAGCTCCTATACTTTATGGATCCATCTTCTCCTGTCTATCATTTTATCTCCAGCGATAAGAAGTTTTGAATACGCTTCTTCACGTGCATCTACGATTGCACTGTCGACATCTTCCGATAATAATTGTTCAATTTCCGACTCCGTTATTGGATTCGGATTTTGAGCACCCATAAACAAGTAGAACGGGACTTTTCCGGTTGTGGAATGTATTGTGTTATTGTAACCATAAACAATGTCTTTGATTATGGTACAATATCGCCCAAAATATCTACGAGAGGCACTTGCTGATGATATCCAACGTTTTATGCTTTGGTTGAAccttaaaaaattaaaaccatcAGGCAACCTCTCTACTTTCCCTTGTATCCTGGGCGCTCGTGCTTTACCACGCACATGCTTGATCGAATATTTTTCACAGACTTCGTCAATTAACGAATTACAGAATTCTTTCCCATTGTCTGTTTGGAGGATGATTGGTGGTCCgatgtaataaaaatattttggaataggTTAGCTATTTCTACCGCAGATTTGATAATTCGACAACTACATATTTCGAGAAGGAATCAACGATTACAAGAATCTTTATATTAAATATCTCATCTAAAATACCCAAGAGAATTTATCGTTAATTTCAGAATATCTGCGAAGATCAATGAGATctgctatatatctatctctagcCCTACGACTACCaaaatgattataattatgttccGCCTAAGTAATGTTAATTAATCCAATACCTCAATGCATTTAAGCTTCAACTCAATGTCATCCTCTGCGAAAAATCCCAATTTGGTTGAATTCTTAATAAAGAATACATTTCCATTTTCAAAGCATATGTTTTTCGCAAGCTGCTTTAGCCTAAATCGTTGTTTTCTGTTGGGACTGTCGTCTAATGTGTTTCTTCTTggttttctctgatttttttgattttgtcaagaaTTTCTTTGCTGAGctttataaattaaaaagtagaatatttctctaaaatatttaactaattgTTAATATTGATGTATAGACACgattgaaacaaaacaaatgttaaCAAATAATTACTTAAAAGACCCTTCAGCCTTCGGAGTCCACTTTACGAGGTCCACTATCTTCCCGATCTATCATCCCAGGGCCCACACTTCCGTCAATTTTAACTCGTTTCGAACCATTCAGAAAAGGAACATGGTAGGCATCCTCGACGAGTCGACGCACCGCGATCTCTCGGTCACCGATCCCGTTAGCTTCCTCGTATTTTTAGAGTACCTCCTCAACCCGGGGTTCATAATCCATTTGCGAAAGACCTCTCCGAAAGTCCAGCACAGTGCTCTCCATCGTACGCTTAAGCACAATTGATTGCATATAAGCAATCAGATGTTCCCTCACTCTGATCGactccaaatattttttaaaatatttagacacaatgccATCCCATGTAAGGACAACAGGAATTAAATTCACTTTGGCCTTGTGGATCAGGGATAATTCATTAGCGAGCAATTCATATTTTCTTAACTTTTCAAGTATTACTCGCTGTAAATTATCTTGAGAAGTAACTCCCACATCCACAATCCAAATTACGTTCTCTTTTTTATCATATACCAATAAATCAGGTTTGTTATAACGAACGGTAGAATCAGTCTCGATTCGAGTGTCCACCCGTACCTCAACTCTTTCATTCGATATAACCTCCTGCACCGAATGTGTCTTCAACCTTTTCTGATTCTTCAATCCATAAAGACGACAAAAATGGAGATGCAAACAGCGTACAACTTCATTATGACGTCTCGTGTAGTCAAGATACAGCATACGTTCACATCTAGTGGCCAGATGATCCACTGTTTTCTTCGCCGCTTTACAATGAGGGCACCTTGAGACCAGTTCTTCGCTGAAAAAGAACATATTCCGATCTTGAAGAAAACATGCCAATCCTTCATTGCGCGGTGAGTTATTTCCATTTCCAAGTCATATAGATGAGGACTTGTATGTAGCCATATAGAACAATTCCCGTAGGATCTTTTTCGTCGGAATCCCCACTGCTCCGCTGCAAGTGTACCTGATTCCACTACGAAGTTCGAAAGCCTTGTGAAGACAATCCGTTCCATAATTTTAGAGACGGAGCATATTAGGCTTATTGACCGATAGTTCTCTGCATGGTCCTTCATTTTTCCAGGCTTTGGAATCATACGTCATACTATTTCCAAGAGTCCGGTACGTACCCAAGTCTCCAGTTTGCATTGTATAGTGCGGTCAAATATCGTATGAGAATAATTGAAGCATGTTTGATAACTCAAGTTAGCTCGCAGACTTTTCTGTACCTCACATATAAATTCTGGATTAGAGATAAACTTCATAAAGTCTGGGATCAATGTTGATTCTTTATACACAAAAATCGATTTTTTGATAGGGATGAAAAATATCGATACAGTGAACCCTTgcaaattggccatttttggtaaataaaaattttagagCCAAttcgaaaaaaaatcaataatcaaaaaataaaataaacacgtttAATTTAAATAGCTTATCTGGCAACATTGTCCTCGTACAACTGCTAAAAGATAATCAAGTAACCTCGTGAATCAGAATGAGAATTGATGTTTTTAGTATAGAAGCACACTATctatctgattttttttcaaagtttattATAATGAGGAGACAATGACAATAATTTGAAACAGTGTAATTTGAATGCAAAtaactaaaattataattttattttttttaaaatttcaagattttatttaattcctaaaATACGTATTATATGACGTTGTAGTTTGTCATTACTTTTTGTGgttgatgtattttatatttttctgtgatgaattgttttacttgttatttatggttttttttcattatttctatgtttattgGTTCCTTGAtcctttaattttataattaattattggtTTGAAGAATCATGTATTTTAATCATTCTATAAACTAttaataatgactgaaacattttattggtttctcccatttttatattttctatatctaaaaaatatttattttatatttttctgtgatgaatagtttttacttgttatttatggtttttttcattatttctatgtttattgGTTCCTTGAtcctttaattttatattaattatggtTTGAAGAATCATGTATTTTAATCATTctataaacattattaataatgactGAAGCATTTTAATGATTTctcacatttttatacattttctatatctaaaaaatatttattttatatttttctgcgatgaatagtttttacttgttatttatggtttttttcattatttctatgtttattgGTTCCTTGATCCtttaatttctataattaatTATTGGTTTGAAGAATCATGTATTTTTAATCATTctataaacattattaataatgactgaagcattttaattgatttctcccatttttatacattttctatatctaaaaaatatttattttataaaatattctcaTATAATTGCTTTTTTAAGCATATTACAGTACGACCCCGCCCCAATAGAAAAGTGCCCCAAATATAGAGGGTGCCCCTAGGATAgaggtatatataatttttacattttaaaagcaaatatctgtattttttaataataaaatatgttttttcgTATTAAAAAAGAGGAATTAATTTATTCTGTGAAAAATAATCAGTTATTTTGAATtcagtattatatttatttcttagaatCTTCGACATTTTATCTTGAATTCATAGTATTCTTTGAGTCCTTCAGGGCAAGTGTTGAATAAGGAAGTTTCAAGATCATTGATTATTCTCATTGAATCTTTTAAGTCGGACCCTTCAATTTCATCATTTCCATTATTACAAATATCATTATCCTCAATTCCGTTTATTTCAGATCCATTAAAGCTAAAACATGCTTATCAATTAATTCAGATTCTTTTTTTGAATTAGTTTCAGGAAACATGTTCTCTGTTCGTTTATTTTCATCCAACAAttgacaattgttgttgttgttactcgaCTTCATGCTTCTCCCACATATGCGATTATTTTGTCACATGGGCCACGCGATACCTATGGGcagttaatttcttttattaatgaaACCACAAGAGTAAAATTTTGgtacagtaaaacctctcgaatccgccaaaTTTGGGACTGGGAAATTACGGCGGATTCGAGAgacaaatttgaatatttttatagactaattaaaaaatgaagacattatttctgtaaatatagtcagttattttattttaaaatatttattggatGTTCTCTACTAACATCATCAAGGTGATTGAAGACATTTAAATTAGTTTCATCCTTTTGTTTGAAGTACTTACTTCTCAATGTATGGAGAGCATTCAAAGCATCGTGGTCTAAACGacttattcattctttttttctccacaatcaatgtcctcatcatcattttcagcCAAATTGTCCAGGATCTCTTCATTCTCTGTATACTCGTATAGCGTCTTGAATGTCTTAATGACTCCTTGGTCCATCGGCTGTAATAAACACGTAGCATTTGCCGGCAGAAAACATTATTTCAATTTGCTGTAAATTTGTAAAATCTTGTGAGATGGACATGGTCAATTACGAGTATGATTGCGTTTTTCTTCAGCCAACCTGATATCCCATTCGAACAAAAATGTATTGAATAACTTAGAATTTTTGTAAATAGTCCATGTTACCAATGTTCCTCCCTGGTATTTGAATGTACGTACAAGACGGGAATTTTTATGGCCAAATTCGTCACCGACTGTCGACTAATGGGAGGACTATACATGTCCGTTGATAAGGGGCAGTACTCGAGGGAATACTCGTTATCAAAAAACTTTTTTCGCATTTGAGGGCAAAACTTTCTTGGCTATTAAGTGGCCATTCAAGCCTATTCATGCACCACTAAAAcccaaaaaaattgttttttgaagaaattaatatattattaatatcttttTGCTTTTCAATTTGATAAATCGTCGTAAAAAAAATCTGTCTTTCCCACAGATTGGCAtcttaaaagaaatttataattttctattaaaatttttttttaacatattttttttaaaaacaacattaTCATATTTGAATCtgttatttagtatttaattagcagcagaggataagatggaatggcaattcccacgcaagatggctattgatatgcgttggaaaagccatgtccgttcccATGATCATCTTCTTCTGCTTGCAAAATCCCCAGTTTAATAAGGAAAACCTTAGAATCCATCCATGCGTTTTTGTGAATTATGATAGGTCACAAAACTTCGATAGCTAAAATTTTAAAGCATCTAGGATTTTTGAATTTTCCAATTATGAATGGTGTTAGTTTATCGGTACCAGTCATATTTGAACAGAACATTATCGATATTCGATCCTTCGATAATTTATGCCCATATCTCTTGATCTTGCAAATGATTTACATGGAAGAGCTTTATAAAATAATCCTGTCTCATCTGCATATAGATATTTTCTCGaccatataatttatttttgctcTTATCTTAATAGAGAAAATCATTAACTTCAGAATTTGAGAAATTCTCTGTAGAGATTCTCCATAAAGTTTCTTCAATTTAACCCAtgtcttctttaaattttttaagCCATCCACGACTGGCTTTAAACTCATTTATTAGACGTTTCTTCTTCGCAAAGTCTTCAGCCTTTGTAAGAATAATCGAATCATTAAGAATTGCTCCTCTGGTTCCATCATTTGAATCCAGACATATTACTCATCAATTTAATGAACTTTAAATATGGATTCCGAGATAATTCTGAAAAAAGCAAGGCAGATACATTCTTCTGCTCCTAAGGTCGTTTAAGGGATCGTCTTGGAATAACGCGTCTGAATCTTTCGGAAAATAGCGGACACTCTTGTAAGCGAATCCCTGGATTTTGatcgataaatttaataatttgttCATCTTCGGAATTTTTCAATCTGGTACAATTACGTTTCATTACAATTAAACATGACCAAACCACACAATAAGATGCTAATGTCTCGTGTAAAAGtgtttttgaatttaaaaaataataattaagaaaataacaaatatatatttctaaaatgcgGCGGATTCGAGAAATTGGCGGATTCGGGAATTTCTCATAGGAAATTtcgtattctttaaaaaaattcggcggattcgagaggtgGGCGGATTCGAGAAATTTTACACGACAAAATCAATTTTGTATCTAAGGATGTGGAAATTCCGGCATTTTTCCTATGGCTCAACGAACTTGTTTTTTGAAGACAAAATCGTCTTTTAGTGGCAGGTTTACAGAAAAGGATCCTTGTAGACAATTTCTTTGCCCTTCCTTACAATTGACGAGGTGAAATAATACAGATTGATtacattaaatgttatttattttattttttaaatgtttttatttatcgaattaactacaataaattattacgcacgttatattattttctttgttgtgcatgtatgcagttaattcttattttatttttcgtgcttttatgttttaattttataattttttttttttttatttgtttgactattaattaaattgattatgGTAAATATCTGCATAAAGTATATTTTGCAAGTGAAtgtgtattcattttatcaattaattaatatgcaATTCGATActattggtttaaaaaaaaattaatatgcattcatacagacttgtttaaatttatttcttctaGTATTTTATGTCACCGGCTCATTAATGGACCCGGCATATTAATGGACCGCATAAATGTCATTAATATCAATTACGTCCATATGAAAAGTATCTTACTTTTTTCTAAGTCCAATTTTAAACCTATTTTTGATGGTTTAATGACTTCTGGAAAACTAAGATCGACACATAACAACCAAACCTAACctcattttgaaaattattgattaatGAAGAAGAAGGATGTCATTTATTAGAGAGGCCAAAGATTCGGATGCCAGCGGCCGGGCAACCTTAGGGATTTTTTCCGAGCAACAAAGCGGCTGCGGCGGGAGCGAGGAAATTGCGAGGAGAGGACATCTTCTGCGGAAAATTCGTCCGGCAAATAGCGTTCCGCGGGGGTTTCCGAGAGGGGATTTTTGGATTTCTGCGAGGCTGAGGTAGGCAAGAGGGACATAGCCAGCATTTTAGTGCCATAGCCTCGCGTTTTACGGATATTTAGGCAATACAGGTGGAAATACTCATCGCAAGAGGAGCAGCGAAGGCGTTCTTTCTGGGGGCTGAAGACAGGCATGCCTGCAAGTGTAGGTTCACGAAGGAAACAACTGGGTGGTTGTGAAGCTTTGGGTGTCAtggatataagaaaaaaaacagaatgagtgaaatgaaatgaaaaaagagtaagagaggatAGGAAAGATAGAAATGGGGCTAAGAGTGAAAGTAAGAGGTAATAAAGAGATGGAAAGATGAGAAAAGTGAACAAAGATACAAAAGGATGTAACATAGAAAAAAAGGACTACAGAATTACAATGAAAAAGACACCACCACAACGATGAGTATGAGTACAAAATTCCCCACTGTTTATATCCACTGTTTAATATCCTCAGAAGGCattgattaattattatattgtttattatattagaGGGTCtccattttaaaataatcaatttttcatttaaaatagtaatagtacacttttaaaatttgagatatgAATATTCTAACGTAAAAAGTCAATTTCGAAAGACAATCTTACTCAAACCCTAATTGTTGCAAGTCATTTGATACTGTTCCCTATGCGGCCTGCGGCCGCAGTGTATTTGACTCGGATTTTATGATTAATACGATCTTTATACTTTCTGATTACACTTTCTAGTGTTACGCGAACTCTAAATAACAGTTTTattaaaacttaattaaaaaCCCCGTATACGACACAATGCAAAACATTAAAAGTTTCaactattattttaaaattttagaaagTCTCGAGATATTAACATTTTTGATTACATTTTTTCCATATCTTCTAGATCATAATTATGAAATTCTGATTAATCactgtatacatatttgtttgtagTTCATCATACAAAGGATACTTCTGTTTGAAACATTTCATCATAATCATGTCTAATAATCACTTTATCTCCCACGTTTATATTTTCCTCATCATATcgccatttctttttttcttcattttctcgcCTGCTTTTTGAAGATTTTCCAGAATCTTCATATTCTGCTGGTCATCTTCCGAGCATTCATTTTTTTCgtaatttatttcttcttctggATCAGTTCCATCGAATGCCAttaatgcatttatttcattttcgtcTGGTCTTTTTTTAATTCCCATAAAACTTCGAAAAGGAATATTCTTGGTCGTGTCATGTTTTGTTCGATTGTAATCATATACGatcctctttataatgttgaagTAAACTCCAAACTTCCAGCTGAAGCACTTGTTGAGGATATCCACCgtttaattgattggt
It contains:
- the LOC115227388 gene encoding uncharacterized protein LOC115227388, with the protein product MFFFSEELVSRCPHCKAAKKTVDHLATRCERMLYLDYTRRHNEVVRCLHLHFCRLYGLKNQKRLKTHSVQEVISNERVEVRVDTRIETDSTVRYNKPDLLVYDKKENVIWIVDVGVTSQDNLQRVILEKLRKYELLANELSLIHKAKVNLIPVVLTWDGIVSKYFKKYLESIRVREHLIAYMQSIVLKRTMESTVLDFRRGLSQMDYEPRVEEVL